CAAGTGCTGCGGCGAGGCCACGAAACCACGCCGAGGACACCACTCGACGGGGTTTCGAGTCATGCAGGCTACGGAGGGCCCGAAAAACTTTGTGGCGCCTGACTCCTCTGGCTTCGCCCGGCGCTACGCGGATCCCAAAGTGCGCGTCAGTGCCGCCGGACCCCTACACGAATCGCTTGACGAAAGTGAGGGCCGTATCGGCGACGTCTCGCCAGCCGCTGTCGATCACGAGGGCGTGGCCGCGGTTGGGCATCTCGACGATCTCGGTCACGCCCTGGTTCCGCTGCTGCTTCTTGTAGGAGGCATTCGCAATGGCCCAGGGCACCGTGTTGTCCTTCTCGCCGGAGACGATCAGCAGCGGTCCACGCTCGGGGTTCTTGGTGTCCACCTTGGCCTCGGTCCACGGATTGAGGTTCGCGGTAGCGGCCTGGAAGAGCGGCACGCCAGAGGCCGGCACTGCATAGGTGTCGTATAGCTCCTTCGCTTCGTCCTCGCTGACCGCGTTGGCGAAGCCGAAGCGGAACTGCTCGTAGGTGAGCGGGACCGCACGGCGGTGGTTGGCGGGGTTGCCGATCACCGGCGATGCCGACTTGAGCGCAGAGAGCGGAAGCGGAAGAACGCCGCGGAACGGCCCTGGATCGATTGCCACGGTGGCATCGGCCAACCCACGGCCGGCGAGAATCTGCACGAGCAACCCGCCGAACGAGTGCCCGATGATCGCCGGCTTCTTGTCAAGCTTGCGGATCACGTCCTCGACGTGGTCGGCCACCTGCCCCACCGTCTTGTGGGCGAACACCTCGGGGTGCTCGTTGGCCTCCTTGACCGTGTTGGGGTCGTCGGGCCATGCGGGCGCCAAGGTCGTGTAGCCCGACTCCTGGAAGACCCCCCGCCACCGGTCCCAGCTGGTCGGCAGCAACCAGAGGCCGTGGACGAACACGACCGGCCTGAGTCCTGACGCATTGGCCTCATTGATCTGCTCTTCTTCGTGTTCTGTGATTGGGTCTTCACTGGTGACTGCCATATCGTTTCGCTCCCTGTTGGGTGGCCGAGGCGCTAGGTCTCGGGGTCTGGTTAGTGGTTGACGCCGCGGTGGGCTCAGGCCCTGATGAAGGCCAGTAGATCGGCGTTGATCGTCTCGGCTTGGGTGGTCGGCATGCCGTGTGGAAATCCCGAGTAGGTCTTCAGCGTCCCGTTCTTGACAAGCTGCGCGGACAGCGGGCCGGAGTCGGCGTAGGGAACGATCTGGTCGTCATCTCCGTGCATCACCAGCACGGGCACACCTATCTTCTTGAGGTCCTCGGTGAAATCGGTCTGAGAGAAGGCAACGATGCCGTCGTAGTGTGCTTTCGCTCCACCCATCATCCCCTGCCGCCACCAGTTCTCGATGATCGCCTCCGAGGGCTCGATGCCGGGCCGGTTGAAGCCGTAGAAGGGTCCTGACGGCAGGGCCCGGTAGAACTCGGACCTATTGGCGGCCAGCTGGGCCTGCAGATCGTCGAACACGCTCTTCGGCAGCCCGCCGGGGTTGGCGTCGGTCTGCACCATGAGTGGCGGCACTGAACTGATGAGCACCGCTTTGGCGACGCGGCTTTCGCCGTGCCGGCCGACGTAGCGGACGACTTCACCGCCACCGGTCGAGTGGCCGACGTGAACGGCGTCGCGGAGATCGAGATGTGCGGCCAGCGCTGCCAGGTCATCGGCGTAGTGGTCCATGTCGTGACCATCGCCGGTCTGCGAGGAGCGTCCGTGACCACGCCGGTCGTGGGCAATGACCCGATAGCCATGGTGCAG
The Acidimicrobiales bacterium DNA segment above includes these coding regions:
- a CDS encoding alpha/beta hydrolase, which translates into the protein MAVTSEDPITEHEEEQINEANASGLRPVVFVHGLWLLPTSWDRWRGVFQESGYTTLAPAWPDDPNTVKEANEHPEVFAHKTVGQVADHVEDVIRKLDKKPAIIGHSFGGLLVQILAGRGLADATVAIDPGPFRGVLPLPLSALKSASPVIGNPANHRRAVPLTYEQFRFGFANAVSEDEAKELYDTYAVPASGVPLFQAATANLNPWTEAKVDTKNPERGPLLIVSGEKDNTVPWAIANASYKKQQRNQGVTEIVEMPNRGHALVIDSGWRDVADTALTFVKRFV
- a CDS encoding alpha/beta hydrolase, which translates into the protein MSTITTADGTEIFYKDWGSGQTIVFSHGWPLSADDWDTQMLFFLHHGYRVIAHDRRGHGRSSQTGDGHDMDHYADDLAALAAHLDLRDAVHVGHSTGGGEVVRYVGRHGESRVAKAVLISSVPPLMVQTDANPGGLPKSVFDDLQAQLAANRSEFYRALPSGPFYGFNRPGIEPSEAIIENWWRQGMMGGAKAHYDGIVAFSQTDFTEDLKKIGVPVLVMHGDDDQIVPYADSGPLSAQLVKNGTLKTYSGFPHGMPTTQAETINADLLAFIRA